A genomic segment from Cygnus atratus isolate AKBS03 ecotype Queensland, Australia chromosome 9, CAtr_DNAZoo_HiC_assembly, whole genome shotgun sequence encodes:
- the SFT2D3 gene encoding vesicle transport protein SFT2C, whose product MADLGRQLREYLARHQAPAPSAAGPQPPPPQQQQEEAADGGAGAWPGPLQPGWDWPWAAEAEPCLPGLSRWQRLAAAGLCALLAALCFGLAALYAPLLLLRTRKFALLWSLGSLCALAAAVLLRGPALLRRPGRGPALYAAALGGTLYAALGLRSAPLTVLGAAAQLGAAAAALLDALPGGAAGLRRLGGIGGAALRRRVLPL is encoded by the coding sequence ATGGCGGACCTAGGCCGGCAGCTGCGGGAGTACCTGGCGCGGCACCAGGCCCCCGCCCCGTCCGCCGCCggcccgcagccgccgccgccgcagcagcagcaggaggaggcggcggaCGGCGGGGCGGGCGCCTGGCCGGGCCCCTTGCAGCCGGGCTGGGACTGGCCCTGGGCGGCCGAGGCGGAGCCGTGCCTGCCGGGGCTGTCGCGCTGGCAGCGGCTGGCGGCGGCCGGGCTGTGCGCGCTGCTGGCCGCCCTCTGCTTCGGGCTGGCCGCGCTGTAcgcgccgctgctgctgctccgcaCCCGCAAGTTCGCGCTGCTCTGGTCCCTCGGCTCGCTCTGCGCGCTGGCCGCCGCCGTCCTGCTGCGCGGCCCGGCCCTGCTGCGgcggcccggccgcggcccggcGCTGTACGCGGCGGCGCTGGGCGGCACGCTGTACGCCGCGCTGGGGCTGCGCAGCGCCCCCCTCACGGTGCTGGGCGCCGCCGCGCAGCtcggggccgcggccgccgcgcTCCTGGACGCGCTGCCCGGGGGCGCCGCCGGCCTGCGCCGCCTGGGGGGGATCGGGGGCGCCGCGCTGCGCCGCCGGGTGCTGCCGCTGTGA